Proteins from one Plasmodium yoelii strain 17X genome assembly, chromosome: 2 genomic window:
- a CDS encoding P-loop containing nucleoside triphosphate hydrolase, putative — protein MEFNLDGFNDFDKLDNILINEIEKEKKQNVGDKRKFDIYDDYQELLNTKIQKKKNKKKETVNNNYDHVSNIYEQGQENIQTNDNYHILFNREFHNHYIFNDYKYLKEYVYKNNLMSDDIYFKRDEIIMKNKIDSQKMFQTNEDLTDFIKIYDVNNNYPPIYLNLFKKSDKNTTSQSSYNYQFKTHDEEHNLSTCTKSKKRNFRDMLERVLNEIKQENIDKENKKKYEYTSTNNLMSKQNDESNMSCQKMITENINFVEKYRGKYFSELLTDETINREVLLWIKQWNDLIKKEKEIMYKNNEEEKKEYLKKFNDFPKILLLGGSAGKGKTTLAYVIANHFKFNVIEINGSDDRNKETLIPFIESIVCNNSIGSKPNICIIDEIDGLSSTYQNIEAIMNFLNKKDKKNMSIIKRPIICICNDIYHKTLKELRKISKVVLVENVNIQMLKGRINYICDKENIKISNEAINKLIDIYKSDVRAILNTIYFLSIGCRSLNGDGDGNGNGNGNGNGNGNGNNNKTIISLDTLNSYLFHKDANNNYVELLNIIYVKNKNKKLIKKLLLECYNFFHISLGTEYNYLQSYYYIYDNLLNIPFNDFEFSKLGYGLDFLSFCDHLEYKQKQILNYSLQKMLFLSVYLFIIIINLNTNSHVQYILMNNSTSNHFRKKQIDLKNIKNNFINDKFAVITYKYIYSKYFYSEILNYIFAFFYSNEFFFKNVHLWGKQNYYKDIDFPKYILVPYEYKNVSKFKLFSLKLLFFMTIFNISFTSIFSSLSLTQSESTNPTKSVTHTDPKSVTNKNNNINSLNNTNSLNNNMTKAYIFDPFVDDLLIYAQKKNNIFSSYSYNQNKQINNYMTNTTSFNFKTLPNILNNDICEALNDLKNWINNISPKYNKKNKEKHLNQMQIVKSSYNHKNTKKSTFDVTYASNFELSLTDMILIAYQDGYQHSYKHYFLNQQNETNYVENKQKNQTSNITLDHIIPQTKILTNKNNSIFTISDLIAQEKSYMKKYINNDKNIYFSGKYIKTSGYYKNVEERCNAVLQPLNFYIMENK, from the coding sequence ATGGAGTTCAATTTAGACGGTTTTAACGATTTCGACAAGTtagataatattttaataaatgaaatagagaaagaaaaaaaacaaaatgttGGAGACAAGCGTAAATTTGACATATATGATGATTATCAAGAGTTACTAAATACTAaaatccaaaaaaaaaaaaataaaaaaaaagagactgtaaataataattatgaccATGTCAGCAATATTTATGAACAAGGTCAGGAAAATATACAAACAAATGataattatcatatattatttaatcgAGAATTTCACAACCATTACATATTTAATGATTATAAATACTTAAAAGAATAtgtgtataaaaataatttaatgagtgatgatatatattttaaaagagatgaaattataatgaaaaataaaattgattcACAAAAAATGTTTCAAACTAATGAAGATTTAACcgattttataaaaatttatgatgttaataataattatccaccaatttatttaaatttatttaaaaaatcagATAAAAATACCACTTCTCAATCGTCATACAATTATCAATTTAAGACTCATGATGAAGAACACAATTTATCTACATGTacaaaatcaaaaaaaagaaattttaGAGATATGTTAGAAAGAGTGTTAAACGAAATAAAACaagaaaatatagataaagaaaacaaaaaaaaatatgaatatacatCTACAAATAATTTGATGTCTAAACAAAATGATGAATCTAATATGTCTTGTCAAAAAATGATTactgaaaatattaattttgtagaaAAATATAGAGGCAAATATTTTTCAGAACTTTTAACAGATGAAACTATAAATAGAGAAGTTCTTTTATGGATCAAACAATGGAatgatttaataaaaaaagaaaaagaaattatgtacaaaaataatgaagaagaaaaaaaagaatatttaaaaaaatttaatgattttccaaaaatattattattaggtGGTTCAGCAGGAAAAGGAAAAACTACTTTAGCGTATGTAATTGCTAATCATTtcaaatttaatgttattgAAATAAATGGTAGTGATGATAGAAACAAAGAAACTTTGATTCCATTTATAGAATCTATTGTTTGTAATAACTCAATCGGATCAAAACCtaatatttgtataattGATGAAATTGATGGCTTATCTAGTACATATCAAAATATTGAAGCtattatgaattttttaaataaaaaagataaaaaaaatatgagcATAATAAAAAGGCCaatcatatgtatatgtaatgatatatatcataaaacTTTAAAAGAGTTAAGAAAAATTTCAAAAGTTGTTTTAgttgaaaatgttaatataCAAATGTTAAAAGGACGaatcaattatatatgtgataaggaaaatattaaaataagtAATGAAGCCATAAATAAGTTAATAGACATTTATAAATCAGATGTTAGAGCAATTCTGAACACGATTTATTTTCTGTCTATAGGATGCCGATCATTAAATGGTGATGGTGATGGTAATGGTAATGGTAATGGAAATGGTAATGGAAATGgtaatggaaataataacaaaacgATAATCAGTTTGGATACTCTTAActcatatttatttcacaAAGATGCAAACAACAATTATGTTGAATtgctaaatattatatatgtcaaaaataaaaataaaaaattaataaaaaagttgTTGTTagaatgttataatttttttcacataaGTTTAGGAACAGAATATAATTATCTACAatcttattattatatatatgacaatttattaaatattcctTTTAATGATTTTGAATTTTCTAAACTTGGATATGGATTagattttttatcattttgtgatcatttagaatataaacaaaaacaaatattaaattattctttacaaaaaatgttatttttatctgtttatttatttataattattataaatttaaacaCTAATTCACAtgtacaatatatattaatgaataaCAGTACAAGTAAtcattttagaaaaaaacaaattgatttaaaaaatattaaaaataattttattaatgataAATTTGCAGTTatcacatataaatatatatattcaaaatatttttattcagaaattttgaattatatatttgcctttttttattcaaatgaatttttttttaaaaatgttcaTTTATGGGggaaacaaaattattataaagatATAGATTTTcctaaatatattttagtaccatatgaatataaaaatgttagcaaatttaaattattttctttgaagcttttattttttatgacaATCTTTAACATATCATTTACAAGTATCTTTTCTTCATTATCTCTAACACAATCAGAATCCACGAACCCAACGAAATCGGTTACACACACTGACCCTAAATCTGTGactaacaaaaataataatatcaatTCTTTGAATAATACCAATTCTTTGAATAATAACATGACCAAGGCATACATATTTGACCCATTTGTTGAtgatttgttaatatatgctcaaaaaaaaaacaacattttttCTTCTTATTCATATAACCAAAATAAGCAAATAAACAATTATATGACAAACACAACATCTTTTAATTTCAAAACTTTGCCAAATATtctaaataatgatatatgtGAAGCTTTGaacgatttaaaaaattggaTAAATAACATATCTccaaaatataacaaaaaaaataaagagaaACATCTAAATCAGATGCAAATTGTTAAATCATCTTATAAccataaaaatacaaaaaaatcaaCATTTGATGTTACATATGCTTCTAATTTCGAACTATCACTAACAGATATGATTCTAATTGCATATCAAGATGGATATCAACATTCAtataaacattattttttaaaccaACAAAATGAAACTAATTATGttgaaaataaacaaaaaaatcaaacCTCAAATATAACATTAGATCATATTATACCTCAAACTAAAATACtaacaaataaaaacaattcaATATTTACTATTTCAGATTTAATTGCTCAAGAAAAAtcttatatgaaaaaatatataaataatgataaaaatatttatttttcaggAAAATATATCAAGACATCAggttattataaaaatgtggaAGAACGATGTAATGCCGTTTTACAACCATTAAACTTTTATATtatggaaaataaataa